Proteins from a genomic interval of Paenibacillus sp. FSL H8-0048:
- a CDS encoding FG-GAP-like repeat-containing protein — protein MSEEVIQLKRGLKTNMNFKKYKTLFLVITILCSISISTNTSAAGASNLNKHIGYVPWSWSTTSRMVDDNSQMWFEDVNGDGKKDLISKGEAGAWNAGVIYVALSTGRGFQPWTWNSGSRMIDDNSPMWFADVNGDGMSDLITKGEPGAWNAGVIYVSLSTGNGYQPWTWNSGVRMLDDRSPLWLEDVNGDGRADLISVGQAGAWNEGRLYVSLSTGSGYQPWTWTSSIKLLNPLDTAWFADVNGDGKADLIAKGQPGATNAGQMYVSLSTGSGYNPWTWTSGSRMVNDNDVQWFADVNGDGKADMISKGQPGTANAGYVFVSLSNGAGYAYWTWNSGKRMIDDSGTMWFTDINGDGKADMISVGKNVGYNDGWLYASLSTGSGYPYWTWNSGSRMIDNNDVWFSDVSGDGRGDLIIKGSGQEAGFVRVAVSTDLNQLQHEYNAAGQLLRTTLPDGSTIQYTYDKNGNLLKVEKK, from the coding sequence ATGAGTGAGGAAGTCATTCAATTAAAGAGAGGGCTTAAAACTAACATGAACTTCAAAAAATACAAAACTCTATTTCTCGTCATTACAATACTTTGTTCAATTAGTATCAGTACAAATACCTCCGCAGCTGGAGCCTCCAATCTGAATAAGCATATCGGCTACGTCCCATGGAGCTGGAGCACAACTAGCCGTATGGTCGATGACAATAGTCAGATGTGGTTTGAGGATGTTAACGGGGACGGGAAGAAGGATCTAATCTCCAAGGGCGAAGCAGGAGCCTGGAATGCTGGAGTTATCTATGTTGCCTTAAGCACCGGAAGGGGGTTTCAGCCTTGGACGTGGAATTCCGGTTCCCGCATGATAGACGACAATAGTCCGATGTGGTTCGCTGACGTTAATGGGGATGGCATGTCAGATCTTATCACAAAAGGTGAACCAGGAGCCTGGAATGCCGGGGTCATCTACGTTTCTTTAAGCACGGGGAATGGCTACCAGCCTTGGACCTGGAACTCTGGTGTACGTATGCTTGATGATCGCAGTCCATTGTGGCTTGAGGATGTGAACGGGGATGGCAGAGCGGATTTAATTTCAGTTGGGCAGGCAGGAGCCTGGAATGAGGGACGTTTATACGTGTCATTAAGCACGGGTTCTGGATATCAGCCTTGGACCTGGACGTCCTCAATCAAATTGCTCAATCCTCTAGATACAGCATGGTTTGCAGATGTGAATGGCGATGGTAAAGCTGATTTAATCGCAAAAGGGCAGCCGGGCGCAACCAATGCTGGTCAGATGTATGTCTCTTTAAGCACTGGCAGTGGTTATAATCCATGGACCTGGACATCTGGATCACGGATGGTTAATGACAACGATGTTCAGTGGTTTGCTGATGTGAATGGAGATGGCAAAGCCGACATGATATCCAAAGGTCAGCCCGGAACAGCCAATGCTGGATATGTGTTCGTCTCATTGAGTAATGGAGCAGGCTATGCATACTGGACCTGGAACAGCGGCAAACGAATGATCGACGACAGCGGAACCATGTGGTTTACAGATATTAATGGAGATGGTAAGGCCGATATGATATCGGTAGGGAAAAATGTGGGTTATAACGATGGCTGGTTGTACGCCTCCCTGAGTACTGGAAGTGGCTATCCCTACTGGACCTGGAACTCTGGGAGTAGAATGATTGATAATAATGATGTATGGTTCAGTGATGTAAGCGGAGACGGAAGAGGGGACTTGATCATTAAGGGAAGCGGCCAGGAAGCAGGGTTTGTGCGCGTTGCAGTCAGTACGGATCTTAACCAACTTCAGCATGAGTATAATGCAGCAGGCCAGCTTCTGCGTACTACTCTGCCAGACGGATCAACAATCCAATATACATATGATAAGAACGGGAATTTGCTGAAAGTGGAAAAGAAATAA
- a CDS encoding GBS Bsp-like repeat-containing protein, whose amino-acid sequence MSVLIEKYYPKFIIFVLGMLLFLIWDNGVSLAVQYNYKGSTGQLSSVDYDDGTFIIYKYDFNGNLTSKSSLKTPVVQAPAEATLLDSSYEVYAYGVKKEAKNVTFPTWTDFHGNDDLASPWLAGEKVSDGIWKAVVPFSKHNQESGLYYNDVWVDGMYFGGTTTVVKRNVVQIPEKVNFKDGSYDIIVHGGSEAITKMTFYTWTEANGQDDLKQQTGQKVSPGVWKITVPLSEHSFETGTYTTHIYTIDSFGNSTGIGVQTKVQSSVFAPSEVYLLDSSYEVYAYGVKKDAKNVTFPTWTAYNNQDDLAYPWVAGEKVSDGIWKAVVPLNKHNNESGLYYNDVWVDGVYFGGITTIVKTNMIIIPDTVSSRAGSYEITIENVREDISKLTFYTWTELQGQDDIKQSGGQKVSTGTWKITIPLSEHNYETGTYITHIYTTDLFGNSSGIGVKTIVTK is encoded by the coding sequence ATGAGTGTATTAATAGAAAAATATTATCCGAAATTCATTATATTCGTGTTGGGAATGCTTCTTTTTTTGATATGGGATAATGGTGTTTCTTTGGCAGTTCAGTATAATTACAAAGGTTCTACGGGACAGCTCAGCAGTGTGGATTATGATGATGGAACGTTTATTATCTATAAATATGACTTTAACGGTAACCTGACCTCTAAAAGCAGCCTTAAAACACCTGTAGTTCAAGCACCAGCAGAAGCTACTTTATTAGATAGCTCCTATGAGGTATACGCCTATGGGGTTAAAAAAGAAGCCAAAAACGTTACCTTTCCTACTTGGACGGATTTTCATGGTAATGATGACTTAGCTTCTCCCTGGCTAGCCGGTGAAAAAGTTTCGGACGGTATCTGGAAAGCTGTCGTTCCTTTTAGCAAACATAATCAGGAGTCTGGGTTGTACTACAATGACGTCTGGGTTGATGGTATGTATTTCGGAGGGACTACTACCGTTGTTAAAAGAAATGTTGTTCAAATTCCAGAAAAGGTGAATTTTAAAGATGGCTCGTATGATATTATCGTTCATGGGGGAAGTGAGGCTATAACTAAGATGACCTTTTACACTTGGACTGAGGCCAATGGTCAGGACGATTTGAAGCAACAAACAGGGCAGAAAGTATCACCAGGAGTGTGGAAAATTACGGTTCCGTTAAGTGAGCACTCCTTCGAGACCGGTACATATACTACCCATATTTATACAATAGATTCCTTTGGGAACAGCACCGGAATCGGTGTTCAGACTAAAGTCCAATCTTCTGTATTTGCTCCTTCTGAGGTTTATCTGCTGGATAGTTCGTATGAAGTCTACGCCTATGGTGTCAAAAAGGACGCCAAAAATGTTACTTTCCCCACTTGGACAGCCTACAATAATCAGGATGATTTAGCCTATCCTTGGGTAGCCGGTGAGAAAGTCTCCGATGGTATCTGGAAAGCTGTCGTTCCTTTAAATAAGCATAATAATGAGTCTGGATTGTACTATAACGATGTCTGGGTTGATGGTGTATATTTTGGAGGGATTACCACTATTGTTAAAACCAACATGATTATCATTCCAGATACAGTTAGCTCAAGGGCTGGTTCATACGAAATAACAATAGAAAACGTACGTGAAGATATTTCTAAACTTACCTTCTATACTTGGACCGAGTTACAGGGTCAGGATGATATAAAGCAAAGCGGCGGCCAAAAAGTATCAACAGGAACATGGAAAATCACCATTCCTCTCAGTGAACACAACTACGAGACTGGCACTTATATAACGCACATCTATACCACTGACCTATTTGGAAATAGTTCTGGAATAGGCGTTAAAACCATAGTAACCAAATAA
- a CDS encoding DUF1775 domain-containing protein translates to MFRKIAALAAPAAAALLLFAAVASAHVTVSPAESSTGAWETYTLKVPSEKESATVQVDLRIPAGAEFKQYEATPGWEVTVEGNKVSWIAKDGGIQAGQFQRFYFTAKNPDSAGDIAWDAYQHYADGSLVQWSGEPGSDSPHSITAIAEASGSADGGHGHGAADMSGSGTMTMDEHQAIVEKEGASTGTSPMLYITLGISLVSFLLAAIALLRGKQE, encoded by the coding sequence ATGTTTCGCAAAATAGCAGCACTGGCCGCACCGGCAGCCGCCGCATTATTGTTGTTCGCAGCCGTGGCGAGCGCCCACGTAACCGTAAGTCCAGCGGAGTCCAGCACGGGGGCCTGGGAGACGTATACCCTGAAGGTGCCGTCTGAGAAAGAAAGCGCCACCGTCCAGGTGGATCTGCGGATTCCGGCAGGCGCGGAATTTAAGCAATACGAAGCCACTCCCGGCTGGGAGGTAACGGTGGAGGGGAACAAAGTGAGCTGGATCGCTAAGGACGGCGGCATACAGGCCGGACAGTTCCAGCGCTTCTACTTCACAGCCAAGAACCCGGACTCCGCAGGCGATATCGCCTGGGATGCCTATCAGCACTATGCCGACGGCAGCCTCGTGCAATGGTCCGGCGAACCCGGCTCCGACTCGCCGCATTCCATCACCGCCATCGCTGAAGCCTCCGGCAGCGCCGATGGCGGTCACGGCCACGGTGCCGCAGACATGTCGGGCAGCGGCACCATGACCATGGACGAGCACCAGGCCATTGTGGAGAAGGAAGGCGCCAGCACCGGCACCTCGCCGATGCTCTACATTACCCTCGGCATCTCGCTGGTCTCCTTCCTGCTGGCAGCGATAGCTTTGCTTCGGGGCAAGCAGGAGTAG
- a CDS encoding response regulator transcription factor: MERCRVLIVDDHAHAREAMSEILALDERFEVIGAVASGAEAIVWTGQWMPDLILIDIEMPGMDGLETTRRIKLEYPYVRIVIVTVSDEISYLFEALKQGAQGYLLKNLAPSTWIEYLLAIVSEEVPLSRELAFQILKEFAVTSVKEEREALTAREKEILGCVSSGSTNKEIAATLGISEHTVKNHLKNILQKLQLQNRTQLTRYALEQGLASRERDFPGKR, from the coding sequence ATGGAACGCTGCCGGGTGCTTATCGTCGATGACCATGCACATGCCCGCGAGGCAATGAGCGAAATACTGGCGCTGGATGAAAGGTTTGAAGTGATCGGTGCGGTGGCCAGCGGAGCAGAAGCCATTGTCTGGACCGGGCAATGGATGCCCGACCTGATCCTGATCGACATCGAGATGCCGGGAATGGATGGTCTGGAGACGACGCGGCGCATTAAGCTGGAATATCCGTATGTCCGGATTGTCATCGTCACCGTGTCGGATGAGATCTCTTATCTGTTCGAAGCGCTTAAGCAGGGAGCACAGGGGTACCTCCTGAAGAACCTGGCCCCGTCCACCTGGATCGAATATCTGCTGGCGATTGTAAGCGAAGAGGTGCCGCTGAGCCGGGAGCTGGCGTTCCAGATTCTGAAGGAGTTCGCCGTTACCTCTGTCAAGGAGGAGCGGGAGGCATTAACGGCGCGGGAGAAGGAGATACTGGGCTGTGTATCCTCCGGTTCCACCAATAAGGAGATTGCCGCAACCCTCGGAATCTCCGAGCATACCGTTAAGAATCACCTGAAGAACATCCTGCAGAAGCTTCAGCTTCAGAACCGCACGCAGCTCACCAGGTATGCCCTGGAGCAGGGGCTGGCTTCGAGGGAGCGGGATTTTCCGGGGAAGAGATAG
- a CDS encoding sensor histidine kinase: protein MTYTRIKVLILLIPTVMVGIWEWVRHQFLMSYISMDTGNFLTPVLVFLFSIILLLPLFRLMERNQRELEQERAATGAMEAREALAKELHDGMAQSLFLLSVRIDRLEHSRKDGGISADSVDQIKKTVHEVNRYVRQAIANLKVPVSGAESFTLERSIHEQLAAIAGEVMIEVSLDWHLEEQALTPAEQAELLSCIREAIINVRKHTRAGKVSVSGQGNEHGWRVTVADDGAGIEHDDPFAVKGSYGLQIMRERSRSMGWRLDVQSGAAGTTVEIVKGAVQDGTLPGAYRR from the coding sequence GTGACGTATACCCGAATTAAAGTGCTTATTCTGCTGATTCCCACGGTTATGGTCGGGATCTGGGAGTGGGTGAGACATCAGTTCCTGATGTCATACATCTCTATGGACACAGGCAACTTCTTAACACCTGTATTGGTATTTCTCTTCAGTATTATTCTGCTGCTGCCGCTCTTTCGCCTCATGGAGCGTAATCAGCGGGAGCTGGAGCAGGAGCGGGCGGCCACCGGAGCGATGGAAGCACGGGAGGCGCTGGCCAAAGAGCTGCATGACGGCATGGCCCAGTCCCTGTTCCTGCTCTCTGTACGGATCGACCGGCTGGAGCATAGCCGCAAGGACGGCGGAATCAGCGCGGACAGTGTGGATCAGATCAAGAAGACCGTTCACGAGGTTAACCGTTACGTACGTCAGGCTATTGCGAATCTGAAGGTGCCGGTGAGCGGTGCGGAGAGCTTCACGCTGGAGCGTTCTATCCATGAGCAGCTGGCGGCCATAGCCGGAGAAGTCATGATCGAGGTGTCGCTGGATTGGCATCTGGAAGAGCAGGCGCTGACACCGGCCGAACAGGCAGAGCTGTTGTCCTGCATTCGTGAAGCGATTATCAACGTGCGCAAGCACACACGCGCGGGCAAGGTATCCGTATCGGGGCAAGGCAATGAGCATGGCTGGCGTGTAACCGTTGCAGATGACGGCGCTGGGATTGAGCATGATGATCCTTTTGCGGTGAAAGGCAGCTATGGCCTGCAGATTATGAGGGAACGGTCCCGCAGCATGGGCTGGAGGTTGGACGTACAATCGGGGGCAGCCGGAACCACTGTAGAAATTGTGAAGGGGGCGGTGCAGGATGGAACGCTGCCGGGTGCTTATCGTCGATGA
- a CDS encoding response regulator transcription factor, which translates to MKRITILIADDDPEIADLIGLHLEKEGYHPIKVTNGPAAVQVIQSRHIDLAVLDIMMPGLDGYEVTRQIREQHGLPIIFVSAKTSDLDKITGLVIGADDYMTKPFNPMELVARVNAQLRRSMKLNQPVTEQKAVVEAGGLIVDPDRRSVTLYGQPVELTPKEFDILYLLASYPKKVFSAEQLFQQIWGEAYYEGGNTVMVHIRTLRKKLGDDQSKNTWIKTIWGVGYTFNG; encoded by the coding sequence ATGAAACGGATTACGATTCTCATCGCCGACGATGATCCCGAGATTGCCGATCTGATCGGACTGCATTTGGAAAAAGAAGGCTATCATCCCATAAAGGTTACAAACGGCCCGGCGGCGGTACAGGTCATCCAGTCCAGGCATATCGACCTGGCGGTTCTGGATATTATGATGCCCGGGCTGGACGGGTATGAGGTGACCCGGCAGATCCGGGAGCAGCATGGGCTGCCGATTATTTTTGTGAGCGCGAAGACTTCGGATCTGGATAAAATCACCGGGCTTGTCATCGGCGCCGACGATTATATGACCAAGCCCTTCAATCCCATGGAGCTGGTCGCCAGAGTGAATGCGCAGCTCAGACGTTCGATGAAGCTGAACCAGCCGGTTACCGAGCAAAAGGCCGTAGTGGAAGCGGGTGGGCTGATCGTCGATCCGGACCGCCGTTCCGTGACCTTGTACGGACAACCCGTGGAGCTGACGCCGAAGGAATTCGATATCCTGTATTTACTCGCCAGCTACCCGAAGAAAGTATTCAGCGCTGAGCAGCTTTTTCAGCAAATCTGGGGTGAGGCTTATTATGAAGGCGGGAATACCGTGATGGTCCATATCCGCACCCTGCGCAAAAAGCTGGGCGATGACCAGAGTAAAAATACATGGATCAAAACGATCTGGGGAGTTGGGTACACGTTCAATGGCTAA
- a CDS encoding HAMP domain-containing sensor histidine kinase codes for MANLVRSFRFKMISLLVLSMLCSGVITFVLYKSLQMYYTSQVKYEDKLTRFRYLIADFGDLNFFLIFFIPLALLFFFLFTKPYARYFKEISHHIRLLANGDFKSRIQIHSNDEFEDIAADLNQAKDKLEEAVERGDFAENSKDKLVLNLAHDLRTPLTSVLGYLDLVLKDGELTAEQVKHYTTIAYTKSQRLEKLIDELFEITRMNYGMLTVEQRPLDLSELLVQLNEELYPLLENNGLTARIEVTPQLRITGDGELLARVFENLLTNAVRYGKDGRYVDIRCYPEGETIVVQVTNYGDMIPAEDLPFLFDMFYTGDQARTHQESSTGLGLFIAKNIVEQHQGTISVQSDTIRTLFEVRLPGVSQ; via the coding sequence ATGGCTAATCTGGTCCGCAGCTTCCGCTTCAAAATGATATCCCTGCTGGTACTCAGCATGCTCTGCTCCGGCGTTATTACCTTTGTACTCTACAAAAGCCTGCAAATGTATTATACCTCTCAGGTGAAGTATGAAGACAAGCTTACCCGCTTCCGTTACCTGATTGCCGATTTCGGCGACCTGAATTTCTTCCTGATCTTCTTCATCCCGCTGGCGCTGCTGTTCTTTTTCCTGTTCACCAAGCCGTATGCCCGCTATTTCAAAGAAATCTCGCATCATATCCGCCTGCTGGCTAACGGGGATTTCAAAAGCCGGATTCAGATCCATTCTAACGATGAATTCGAGGATATCGCCGCTGATCTTAACCAGGCCAAAGACAAACTCGAAGAAGCGGTGGAGCGCGGGGACTTCGCGGAGAACAGCAAGGACAAGCTGGTGCTCAATCTGGCTCATGATCTGCGGACTCCGCTGACCTCTGTACTCGGCTACCTGGATCTGGTGCTGAAGGACGGGGAGTTAACGGCCGAACAAGTGAAGCATTACACCACGATTGCCTACACCAAATCACAGCGGCTGGAAAAGCTGATCGACGAGCTGTTCGAGATTACCCGGATGAACTACGGCATGCTTACCGTGGAGCAGCGCCCCCTTGATCTGAGCGAGCTGCTTGTCCAGCTGAACGAGGAATTGTATCCTCTGCTGGAGAACAACGGGCTGACAGCCCGCATAGAGGTCACTCCACAGCTCAGAATCACCGGAGACGGGGAGCTGCTGGCCCGGGTGTTCGAGAACCTGCTGACCAATGCAGTGCGTTACGGCAAAGACGGCCGTTATGTCGATATCCGCTGCTACCCGGAGGGAGAGACGATCGTTGTCCAGGTTACGAATTACGGGGATATGATCCCGGCGGAGGATCTGCCTTTTCTGTTCGATATGTTCTATACGGGCGACCAGGCGCGGACCCATCAGGAGAGCAGCACCGGTCTGGGCCTGTTCATTGCCAAAAATATCGTCGAGCAGCATCAGGGGACGATCTCCGTGCAGAGCGACACCATCCGCACGCTCTTCGAGGTCCGTCTGCCGGGAGTAAGCCAATAG
- a CDS encoding M15 family metallopeptidase, protein MKKWLVVIVIALLIGYEWMSRDKEDATADLNIKTIRVSADNDNGSKTLTVIPKGQIYQGNLLLVNKEYPVQPTGVSADIVRLNDYEELTSGYLLLDHKTLLSKQVAEKFTKMVHAAAGDDINSFMISSGYRDNEKQKQLYEEKGADYALPPGYSEHNLGLSLDIGSSQMAMSHAPEGQWLREHAWDYGFILRYPENKTDITGIKYEPWHFRYVGLPHSVIMHDKNFTLEEYLEFLKEQKSIATTVNGIEYQISYIEVTGNTPVPTPAAQHIEFSGDNMNGVIMTVYP, encoded by the coding sequence ATGAAGAAATGGTTAGTGGTAATTGTGATTGCCCTGCTGATCGGTTATGAGTGGATGTCCAGGGACAAAGAGGATGCCACGGCAGACCTGAATATTAAGACAATACGAGTCTCGGCAGATAATGATAATGGCTCGAAGACTCTGACCGTGATCCCGAAGGGCCAGATCTATCAGGGGAACCTGCTGCTGGTCAACAAGGAATACCCCGTTCAGCCCACGGGGGTCAGCGCGGATATTGTAAGACTAAACGATTATGAGGAGCTGACCTCCGGCTACCTGCTGCTGGATCACAAAACGCTGCTCTCCAAGCAAGTGGCAGAGAAATTCACCAAGATGGTACATGCCGCAGCCGGAGATGACATCAACAGCTTCATGATCAGCAGCGGTTACCGGGACAATGAGAAGCAGAAGCAGTTATATGAGGAAAAAGGAGCAGATTACGCTCTTCCGCCCGGATACAGCGAGCATAACCTGGGCTTGTCGCTTGACATCGGCTCCTCCCAAATGGCCATGAGCCATGCCCCTGAAGGACAATGGCTGCGGGAGCATGCATGGGATTACGGCTTCATTCTGCGCTATCCTGAGAATAAAACAGATATCACAGGCATCAAGTATGAGCCCTGGCATTTCCGGTATGTAGGGCTTCCGCACAGTGTGATTATGCACGACAAGAACTTCACGCTGGAAGAATATCTTGAATTCCTGAAAGAGCAGAAGTCGATTGCCACTACCGTTAACGGGATTGAATATCAAATTTCCTATATCGAAGTTACCGGAAACACTCCTGTTCCCACCCCTGCCGCTCAGCATATTGAGTTCTCCGGGGACAATATGAACGGTGTGATTATGACGGTCTATCCTTAA
- a CDS encoding VanZ family protein, which produces MNKAHKQTKYGLQVLFTVYVYTLFKIILFKFGSVDLPFLWQQLQNSPGHIAASLQRGNLVPLATLTNTYHHISTSTVVNFLGNIALFIPYGIFLVLLNPNGKGGGSFSGVLLWSFALSAVLECSQAVFYIGTFDVDDLLLNTFGGMLGYMLIRPILTIYMTGRQGSSVTQK; this is translated from the coding sequence ATGAATAAGGCACACAAGCAGACAAAGTACGGTTTGCAGGTACTGTTTACCGTCTACGTGTATACTCTGTTCAAAATCATTTTGTTCAAATTCGGTTCGGTCGATCTCCCGTTTCTATGGCAGCAGCTCCAGAACAGCCCGGGCCATATTGCCGCCAGTCTGCAAAGAGGAAATTTGGTCCCGCTGGCCACCTTAACCAATACCTATCACCATATCAGCACAAGCACCGTCGTTAATTTCCTGGGGAATATCGCCTTATTCATTCCTTATGGCATCTTCCTGGTGCTGCTCAACCCGAATGGAAAAGGCGGCGGCTCCTTCAGCGGTGTCCTGCTGTGGTCCTTCGCGTTAAGCGCGGTGCTGGAATGCTCGCAAGCCGTCTTCTATATCGGAACGTTTGATGTGGATGACCTTCTTCTGAATACATTCGGCGGGATGCTGGGTTATATGCTGATCCGTCCGATCCTGACGATCTATATGACAGGCAGACAAGGCTCCTCCGTCACTCAAAAGTGA
- the cysK gene encoding cysteine synthase A produces MTNRVVSNITELIGGTPVVRLNRVTGSADAELYVKLEMFNPSGSVKDRAAYNLILQAELDGRLQPGGTIIEPTSGNTGIGLAMNAAAKGYKAILIMPDNMTKERINILKAYGAEVVLTPAAERMPGAIAKAVELGREIPGSFIPQQFENQANPDIHRTTTAPEILEQMEGRLDVFVATSGTGGTITGTGEALRARLPELRVVVVEPQGSPVLSGGQPGPHKLVGTSPGFVPAILNTGIYDEIVQVSDEDALEMVRELARTEGILIGPSGGAAVWTALQEARRLGRGKRVLCIAPDTGERYLSMGIFD; encoded by the coding sequence ATGACGAATCGGGTAGTAAGCAATATTACAGAGCTGATCGGCGGCACGCCGGTTGTGCGCTTGAACCGGGTAACGGGATCTGCGGATGCGGAGCTGTATGTGAAGCTGGAGATGTTCAATCCCAGCGGCAGCGTCAAGGACCGGGCGGCCTATAATCTGATTCTCCAGGCGGAGCTGGACGGGCGACTGCAGCCGGGCGGGACGATTATTGAGCCGACCAGCGGAAATACCGGAATTGGACTGGCGATGAACGCGGCAGCGAAGGGATATAAGGCTATCCTGATCATGCCGGATAATATGACGAAGGAACGGATCAATATCCTGAAGGCTTATGGGGCGGAAGTGGTGCTGACTCCGGCGGCGGAGCGGATGCCCGGCGCGATTGCTAAGGCGGTGGAGCTGGGACGGGAGATCCCCGGCAGCTTCATTCCGCAGCAGTTCGAGAATCAGGCGAACCCCGATATTCACCGCACCACCACCGCGCCGGAAATTCTGGAGCAGATGGAAGGGCGGCTGGATGTCTTCGTTGCCACTTCCGGGACGGGCGGCACTATTACCGGAACCGGAGAGGCGCTGCGCGCACGACTGCCGGAGCTGCGCGTGGTTGTCGTGGAGCCGCAGGGTTCGCCGGTGCTGTCCGGCGGCCAGCCCGGGCCGCATAAGCTGGTGGGGACCAGCCCCGGCTTCGTGCCGGCGATTCTGAATACCGGCATCTACGATGAGATTGTGCAGGTATCCGATGAGGATGCCTTGGAGATGGTAAGAGAACTGGCCCGTACTGAGGGGATTCTGATCGGACCTTCCGGCGGGGCCGCAGTCTGGACTGCCTTGCAGGAGGCACGGCGCCTGGGACGGGGCAAGCGGGTGTTATGTATCGCGCCGGATACCGGGGAACGTTACCTCAGCATGGGGATTTTCGACTAA
- a CDS encoding nucleotidyltransferase domain-containing protein: MNESTRQELLSKNEKLISMVIERAKRDFPEDIAVIGLTGSFRTGDFHDKSDLDLIIINNNNEGWDISSCFILGDVGYDIYCTPWETRIEDQAALESPMISSLTDLLVLYCAKPEYMDKLRAYQQRAQDTLAKPIGSECLERAKKWIDLAKQEYANAYLYEEIGAVRLASAEMVYNLVNALSQMNNTYFQRGLKRYLEEVKSFRHLPGDFETNYWNVIRAKNVDEIRNTSRFLLNSILELHKALHQQYVEQPVPTYDNLKGTYEELWCNYRNKVISSVESKDASYAFYAAMGAQGLLDEMTESRGTRKFNLMQYFDVDYLDLFKDRFLLAMDDYLEEYHRTGRQLQRYDTFEELYREYMKK, translated from the coding sequence ATGAACGAAAGTACCAGGCAAGAACTATTATCCAAAAATGAAAAATTGATCAGCATGGTGATCGAGCGGGCCAAACGGGATTTTCCGGAGGATATTGCGGTGATCGGACTTACAGGCTCTTTCAGAACCGGGGATTTCCATGACAAAAGCGATCTCGATCTGATCATCATCAATAACAACAATGAAGGGTGGGACATCTCATCCTGCTTCATTCTCGGGGATGTCGGATATGATATCTACTGCACGCCTTGGGAGACCCGGATTGAAGATCAGGCGGCGCTTGAGAGTCCGATGATCTCCAGTCTGACCGATCTGCTGGTGCTCTACTGCGCGAAGCCGGAATATATGGACAAGCTGAGAGCCTATCAGCAGCGGGCGCAGGATACACTGGCGAAGCCCATTGGAAGCGAATGCCTGGAGCGGGCCAAGAAGTGGATTGATCTGGCGAAGCAGGAGTATGCGAATGCATATCTTTATGAGGAGATCGGGGCAGTCAGGCTGGCATCAGCCGAAATGGTGTATAATCTGGTGAACGCTTTGTCTCAAATGAATAATACGTATTTTCAGAGAGGGCTGAAGCGTTATCTGGAGGAGGTGAAGTCCTTCCGGCATCTTCCGGGGGATTTCGAGACGAACTACTGGAATGTGATCCGAGCAAAAAATGTGGATGAGATCAGAAACACTTCCCGTTTCCTGCTGAATAGCATCCTTGAGCTTCACAAAGCGCTGCATCAGCAATATGTGGAACAGCCTGTGCCCACCTATGATAATCTGAAGGGCACCTATGAGGAATTATGGTGCAACTACCGTAACAAGGTGATTTCCAGCGTTGAAAGTAAGGATGCCTCTTACGCCTTTTACGCCGCTATGGGAGCGCAGGGTCTGCTGGATGAGATGACCGAGTCGCGGGGAACGCGGAAGTTCAATCTTATGCAGTATTTTGATGTGGACTATCTGGACCTGTTCAAGGACCGGTTCCTCCTGGCAATGGACGACTATCTGGAGGAATATCACCGGACCGGACGGCAGCTTCAGCGTTACGATACTTTTGAAGAGCTGTACCGGGAATATATGAAAAAGTAG